The following proteins are encoded in a genomic region of Methanobrevibacter sp.:
- the larC gene encoding nickel pincer cofactor biosynthesis protein LarC, which produces MTLIIDPQTSGIAGNMIIGALIDLGADENYIKEIMEKSANEFGEVKVSFEKINKKGIASTYCNVEIIDKGDVMHFDEFIAKIQTLDLDEQIKETSISIFTRIAKAEAKVHGSSLEKVHFHEVGQSDAVADVIGAVSAYYSLKLNEDKIIGLPISVGGGRVKTAHGILPVPAPAVVEILKEGKCVGGPVDSELATPTGCAIYMELVDEIRDFIPQITPLKIGYGAGKKEFDFPNVLRVIQSEKVTNSDEINVIETNIDHLTGEELGYLFDLLLEKGARDVSLVPILMKKNRPGHILKVIAKKESTEQLIDIIFREVGTLGIRIVPNLHRGLAKREFIKKEVEIDDEIFEVTYKVGYVNGNVISSRIEFEDAKKIALQTGIPLKDIINRIGELDE; this is translated from the coding sequence ATGACACTCATTATTGACCCTCAAACAAGCGGAATAGCTGGAAACATGATAATTGGAGCTCTTATCGACCTGGGAGCAGATGAAAATTACATAAAGGAAATTATGGAAAAGTCAGCTAATGAATTTGGAGAGGTTAAAGTTTCATTTGAAAAAATAAACAAAAAAGGAATTGCGTCTACCTACTGCAATGTGGAAATCATTGACAAGGGAGACGTGATGCACTTCGACGAGTTTATAGCAAAAATACAGACATTGGATTTAGATGAGCAAATAAAGGAGACATCCATAAGCATATTTACAAGAATAGCTAAGGCAGAAGCCAAAGTTCATGGAAGCAGTCTGGAAAAGGTCCATTTCCATGAAGTGGGTCAAAGCGATGCGGTAGCAGATGTAATCGGTGCTGTAAGTGCATACTATTCCCTAAAATTAAATGAGGATAAAATAATAGGACTTCCAATATCTGTAGGTGGTGGGAGAGTGAAAACTGCCCATGGAATACTTCCTGTTCCTGCACCTGCAGTAGTGGAGATACTTAAGGAAGGAAAATGTGTTGGAGGGCCTGTTGACAGTGAACTTGCAACACCAACAGGCTGTGCAATCTATATGGAACTTGTAGATGAAATTAGAGATTTCATTCCTCAAATAACTCCTTTAAAGATAGGATATGGAGCTGGAAAAAAGGAGTTTGATTTTCCGAACGTCTTAAGAGTAATACAAAGTGAAAAAGTTACTAACAGCGATGAAATCAATGTGATTGAGACAAATATCGATCATTTAACAGGTGAAGAGCTCGGATATCTTTTTGACCTGCTTTTGGAAAAAGGCGCAAGAGACGTTTCACTAGTCCCCATTCTGATGAAAAAAAATCGTCCGGGGCATATCTTAAAAGTAATAGCCAAAAAGGAATCAACAGAACAATTAATAGACATTATTTTTAGGGAAGTCGGAACATTGGGAATTAGAATAGTCCCAAATCTCCATAGAGGCCTTGCAAAAAGAGAGTTTATTAAAAAAGAAGTTGAAATTGACGATGAAATCTTTGAAGTGACATACAAAGTGGGCTATGTGAATGGAAATGTTATTTCCAGTAGAATAGAGTTTGAGGACGCTAAAAAAATAGCCCTCCAAACCGGAATCCCATTGAAAGACATTATAAACAGAATAGGTGAATTAGATGAGTAA
- a CDS encoding ATP-binding protein, producing MIIENKIDEVKEILKDKEVAIAFSGGADSTLMAYLAKDVCKRVLAITIDNNILPPSFIENTEKFCRSLNIPQEIIFEDFYNHEDIISNNHDRCFLCRKEMYRHIFSVANDNGFSTIVDGTNISDLVIDRPGILINYENDVLSPFVKARLTSKEIHEYLNRNNIPYSSSTTCLATRIPFDDRFTKDAYERISDSEEFVYNNSDCKIVKVRENSSTATVEVDSIENLIDNDKLGLITTYLKGKGYEKVLLNLTEIESDEDIHIEFSNNEFSYMLPYGIDLEKTFIDDENIDVYENGLIVGRNFESYDSALNSFMDILPMIRRQI from the coding sequence ATGATTATTGAAAACAAAATCGATGAAGTAAAAGAAATACTTAAGGATAAGGAAGTTGCTATTGCCTTTTCGGGAGGAGCAGACAGTACGTTAATGGCTTATTTGGCAAAAGACGTGTGTAAAAGAGTTTTGGCCATTACTATTGATAATAATATTTTACCTCCTTCTTTCATTGAAAATACTGAGAAATTTTGCCGGAGTTTAAATATTCCTCAGGAAATTATTTTTGAGGATTTTTATAATCATGAGGATATAATATCCAATAACCATGACAGATGTTTTTTATGCAGAAAAGAGATGTACAGGCATATTTTTTCCGTTGCTAATGATAATGGATTCTCAACAATTGTAGATGGAACCAATATTTCTGATTTGGTAATTGACCGTCCTGGAATTTTAATAAATTATGAAAATGATGTTTTAAGTCCATTTGTTAAAGCAAGATTAACTTCAAAAGAAATACATGAATATTTGAATAGGAATAACATTCCTTATTCCAGCTCTACAACTTGTTTGGCTACCAGGATTCCATTTGATGATAGATTTACAAAAGATGCATATGAAAGAATTTCCGATTCGGAGGAGTTCGTTTATAATAATTCTGACTGTAAGATTGTTAAGGTTCGTGAAAATTCATCCACAGCAACCGTTGAAGTGGATTCAATTGAAAATTTAATAGATAATGATAAATTAGGTTTAATAACCACTTATTTGAAAGGCAAAGGATATGAAAAGGTCTTATTGAATTTAACAGAAATTGAATCCGATGAGGATATTCATATTGAATTTTCAAACAATGAATTCAGCTATATGCTGCCTTATGGGATTGATCTTGAAAAAACATTCATTGATGATGAAAATATTGATGTTTATGAAAACGGTTTGATAGTTGGTAGAAATTTTGAGAGCTATGATTCCGCATTAAATTCATTTATGGATATTCTTCCGATGATTAGAAGGCAAATTTAG
- the cysK gene encoding cysteine synthase A has product MVNIPELKRGILNDITEAIGNTPIVRLNNLTEGLDAEVDVKLESFNPTNSVKDRVGVSLIEDAEEKGLIDKDTVIIEPTSGNTGIGLGFVTAAKGYKLILTMPETMSIERRKLLGIFGAEIVLTPGSEGMGGAIAKAKELESEIENSIILQQFENPANPKIHRETTAQEILRDTEGDVDIIVSAVGTGGTLNGIAEVLKEEIPDVKIVAVEPESSQTLGKGVKGPHKIQGIGAGFVPPVLNTELIDEIIPVKDEDAGETFLKLAKEEGIFAGISSGAATWAALELAKRPENKGKRIIAILADAGDRYLSVDWLFE; this is encoded by the coding sequence ATGGTTAATATTCCAGAATTAAAAAGAGGTATTTTAAATGACATAACTGAAGCCATAGGAAACACTCCTATTGTAAGGTTAAACAATTTAACTGAAGGATTAGATGCGGAAGTCGATGTAAAATTAGAATCATTCAATCCAACAAACAGTGTAAAGGATCGTGTTGGTGTTTCTTTAATTGAAGATGCAGAAGAAAAAGGATTGATTGATAAGGATACTGTAATCATCGAACCAACAAGCGGAAACACAGGTATTGGATTAGGTTTTGTTACAGCTGCAAAAGGTTATAAATTGATTTTAACCATGCCTGAAACAATGTCTATCGAAAGAAGAAAACTTTTAGGAATTTTTGGTGCAGAAATAGTTTTGACTCCAGGTTCTGAAGGAATGGGTGGAGCAATTGCCAAGGCAAAAGAACTTGAATCCGAAATCGAAAATTCAATCATATTGCAGCAATTTGAAAATCCGGCAAACCCTAAAATTCATAGGGAAACCACTGCACAGGAAATTCTCAGGGACACTGAAGGGGATGTTGACATTATTGTAAGTGCGGTAGGTACTGGCGGAACCTTAAATGGAATTGCAGAAGTATTGAAAGAAGAAATTCCGGATGTCAAAATCGTAGCTGTCGAACCGGAATCCTCTCAAACATTAGGAAAAGGAGTTAAAGGACCTCATAAAATCCAAGGTATCGGAGCAGGTTTCGTACCTCCGGTTCTTAACACAGAATTGATTGATGAAATCATTCCAGTTAAAGACGAGGATGCTGGTGAAACTTTCTTAAAATTGGCTAAAGAAGAAGGAATCTTTGCAGGAATCTCTTCTGGTGCAGCTACTTGGGCAGCATTAGAACTAGCTAAAAGGCCTGAAAACAAAGGTAAAAGAATAATTGCTATTTTGGCAGATGCAGGTGACAGGTATTTGTCTGTTGACTGGTTATTTGAATAA
- a CDS encoding phosphatidylglycerophosphatase A, with protein MSKSTLNIVEKENGVCINNPDFFLTFSDFLVSDGIDIVENIDIIKGDYDFESLAETAEDFNENEESYIAQNADSIDYFENIYDDVEIFTFVSNDVEIEDFTDMLKVANSKKGFFDAEINIGNVIYINKILSPKILMKIYKAAIVAKTSYFDSLRLPFHISNILNNHDFLAIVANVPPDSFEQENIFEDSVDIINNEYDDDFDLDEFITSIKEKVEIACEDAFKKIELDFGILDYLVSEGILIGDLIDAGMALLAGVEETDELREKLEKQILKSLTDINVIALLMAAIRTEDDLSKGRIREIDVSDDPAYLYTDEVLGLAISNQIAGTKATFNFKRYDEAKPGIISGLGPMVDDIFAGLIAGCMSKIFEE; from the coding sequence ATGAGTAAGTCAACATTAAACATTGTTGAAAAGGAAAATGGGGTTTGCATCAACAATCCTGATTTCTTTTTAACATTCAGCGATTTTTTAGTAAGTGACGGTATTGATATTGTTGAAAATATCGATATCATTAAAGGAGATTATGATTTTGAGTCTTTAGCGGAAACTGCAGAGGATTTCAACGAAAATGAGGAATCCTACATTGCACAAAACGCGGATTCAATCGATTATTTTGAAAACATCTATGATGATGTGGAAATATTCACATTTGTTTCAAATGATGTGGAAATCGAAGACTTTACAGATATGTTAAAGGTGGCCAATTCCAAAAAGGGATTCTTCGACGCTGAAATCAACATTGGAAACGTCATTTATATCAATAAAATATTGTCTCCAAAAATTCTCATGAAGATATATAAGGCAGCCATTGTTGCTAAAACAAGCTATTTCGATAGCTTACGTTTACCATTCCATATTTCAAACATTCTAAACAATCATGACTTTTTAGCCATTGTTGCAAACGTTCCTCCAGATAGCTTTGAACAGGAAAACATTTTTGAAGACAGCGTGGATATCATCAACAACGAATATGACGATGATTTTGACCTTGATGAATTCATAACTTCAATAAAGGAAAAGGTTGAAATTGCATGTGAAGACGCCTTCAAAAAAATTGAATTGGACTTTGGAATTCTTGACTATTTGGTTTCCGAAGGAATTTTAATCGGAGATTTGATTGATGCCGGAATGGCGCTTCTTGCAGGGGTGGAAGAAACAGACGAGCTTCGTGAAAAACTTGAAAAGCAAATTCTCAAATCTTTAACAGACATTAATGTAATTGCACTTTTAATGGCGGCCATCAGGACCGAAGACGATTTGTCCAAAGGAAGAATTCGTGAAATTGATGTAAGTGACGATCCAGCATATCTCTACACTGATGAGGTATTGGGCCTTGCCATTTCAAACCAGATTGCCGGAACAAAGGCAACATTCAATTTTAAAAGATATGATGAGGCAAAACCGGGAATCATTTCAGGTTTAGGGCCGATGGTTGATGATATATTTGCAGGCCTTATTGCAGGGTGCATGTCAAAAATATTTGAGGAATAG
- the cobS gene encoding adenosylcobinamide-GDP ribazoletransferase, whose product MEDDYFKDEKFSPFKSILGLVTFSTILPINVFTSIEYMTKMTWFWPIIHFFIGALAAGVAFICQDFLHFNPLLVAVITYAFLMLITGFNHIDGVMDMADGVMVHGDAKKKISVMKDSMVGAGGIMAAILIALITIAGICNVLDYRFINGIIICEMVAKTSLLTTALTSKPIDGIGSYFIRSTNIVNYAVSTIIVAVLCFLLGNIVGIFGLIGAMFAGAVVSLIAKKNFGVANGDVLGTSNEIGRAVALLFMIIMLFY is encoded by the coding sequence ATGGAAGATGATTATTTTAAGGATGAAAAATTCTCTCCATTCAAGTCCATTTTAGGGCTTGTAACATTCTCAACAATTCTGCCGATCAATGTTTTCACATCTATTGAATACATGACAAAAATGACCTGGTTTTGGCCAATTATCCATTTTTTCATTGGGGCGTTGGCTGCAGGAGTTGCTTTTATTTGTCAGGACTTTTTGCATTTCAACCCATTGCTTGTGGCTGTCATAACCTATGCATTCTTAATGTTAATAACCGGATTTAACCATATTGATGGCGTGATGGATATGGCTGACGGAGTGATGGTTCATGGGGATGCTAAAAAGAAGATATCAGTCATGAAGGACTCAATGGTTGGTGCTGGAGGAATAATGGCTGCCATTCTTATTGCATTGATAACAATTGCAGGCATTTGCAATGTTCTTGATTATAGGTTCATAAATGGAATCATAATCTGTGAAATGGTTGCAAAAACTTCCCTTCTCACAACAGCTTTAACCTCAAAACCGATTGATGGTATCGGGTCATACTTTATAAGGTCAACCAATATTGTAAATTATGCGGTCTCTACAATTATTGTAGCTGTCTTATGCTTCCTATTGGGGAATATTGTGGGGATATTTGGACTTATTGGTGCAATGTTTGCCGGAGCAGTAGTAAGTTTGATAGCTAAGAAAAACTTTGGAGTAGCTAATGGGGATGTTTTAGGAACATCAAATGAAATCGGAAGGGCTGTGGCACTTTTATTCATGATTATAATGTTATTTTATTAA
- a CDS encoding tRNA (cytidine(56)-2'-O)-methyltransferase, protein MMNVNVLRLDHRLRRDTRITTHVCLTARAFGASKIYLAGERDNKLMDNVRDIVNRWGGDFEVEYADSHKKIINDWKDNGGKVVHLTMYGTQAHEAAPEIRESGEDILIVVGGSKVPTDVYKSADWNVSVTTQPHSEVSSLGVFQHLLMDGKEFELEFEDPVFEVIPTAHGKNVNIHNENKK, encoded by the coding sequence ATTATGAATGTAAATGTTTTAAGATTGGATCATAGATTAAGAAGAGATACACGTATTACAACTCATGTATGTTTAACAGCAAGGGCATTTGGAGCAAGCAAGATCTATTTGGCTGGCGAAAGGGACAATAAGCTCATGGATAATGTTCGTGACATCGTTAATCGTTGGGGTGGTGATTTTGAAGTTGAGTATGCTGATAGTCACAAGAAAATCATCAACGATTGGAAGGACAATGGTGGCAAGGTAGTTCATTTAACAATGTACGGTACCCAGGCTCATGAGGCAGCTCCTGAAATCAGGGAATCTGGAGAGGATATTCTGATTGTTGTGGGGGGATCTAAAGTTCCAACCGATGTTTATAAAAGTGCCGATTGGAACGTTTCAGTTACTACACAGCCTCATTCTGAAGTGTCCTCATTAGGTGTTTTCCAACATTTGTTGATGGATGGAAAAGAGTTTGAATTGGAATTTGAAGATCCCGTATTTGAAGTAATTCCAACAGCTCATGGAAAGAATGTAAATATCCATAATGAAAATAAGAAGTAG
- a CDS encoding DUF763 domain-containing protein, translating to MSRTGVVNLPLHGGHPPKWLFTRMVDLSGAITEVIVEEYGQKEFLHRISNPYWFQAFSCVLGFDWHSSGTTTTTLGALKHSLDSEKHGIYLSGGKGGKSRKTPAGIKRAGEIFGFKDSKIEEMVNASKLTAKIDNSCIQDSYTLYQHNFFVTEKGDWAVVQQGLNAENKYARRYHWMSDGFDEFLEDPHSGISCDMKNNKALNMADKESKEAQKISVDLINDNPAHLRQFFKRKDNQMLLTDFTMPKHHPVLDSDLSDKEYEVLRAAWEIQPENYEELILLQGIGPKKIRALALISDLVYGEPASWEDPVKYSFTHGGKDGFPYPVDREVYDNSINTIKEAVEEAKIKKDEKLKAIKRLEDFLN from the coding sequence ATGTCAAGAACAGGAGTTGTCAATTTACCCCTTCACGGAGGCCACCCGCCAAAATGGCTATTTACAAGAATGGTGGATTTGTCAGGAGCCATAACTGAAGTTATTGTTGAGGAATACGGTCAGAAAGAATTCCTACATAGAATATCAAATCCCTATTGGTTCCAGGCATTTTCCTGCGTTTTAGGTTTTGATTGGCATTCATCAGGAACCACAACAACAACATTAGGTGCCTTAAAACATTCACTAGATAGTGAAAAGCACGGCATTTATTTAAGTGGAGGTAAGGGTGGAAAATCCAGAAAAACACCTGCAGGAATCAAACGTGCCGGAGAAATATTCGGATTTAAAGATTCAAAAATTGAAGAAATGGTGAATGCAAGCAAATTGACTGCCAAAATTGACAACTCCTGCATTCAAGATAGCTACACCCTATATCAACACAACTTCTTCGTAACAGAAAAAGGAGATTGGGCCGTGGTTCAGCAGGGATTGAACGCCGAAAATAAATATGCTCGCAGATATCATTGGATGAGCGACGGGTTTGATGAATTTTTAGAGGACCCGCATTCAGGAATTTCTTGCGATATGAAAAACAATAAAGCATTGAATATGGCAGATAAGGAAAGTAAAGAAGCTCAAAAAATAAGTGTTGACCTAATCAACGATAATCCCGCCCATTTAAGACAATTCTTTAAAAGAAAGGACAATCAAATGTTGTTAACCGATTTTACAATGCCGAAACACCACCCTGTGCTTGATAGTGATTTGTCAGATAAGGAATATGAAGTCTTAAGGGCAGCATGGGAAATACAGCCTGAAAACTATGAAGAGCTAATATTGCTTCAAGGAATAGGACCTAAAAAAATAAGAGCGCTGGCCCTAATCTCAGATTTGGTATATGGGGAGCCTGCAAGCTGGGAAGATCCGGTAAAATATAGCTTCACCCATGGAGGAAAAGACGGATTTCCATATCCAGTAGACAGGGAAGTCTATGACAATTCAATAAATACAATAAAGGAAGCTGTAGAAGAAGCCAAAATAAAAAAAGATGAAAAGTTAAAAGCCATTAAAAGACTTGAAGACTTTTTGAACTAG
- a CDS encoding peptidylprolyl isomerase, whose product MAINNGDFVRLNFTGKVKETDDVFDTTYEDVAKDAEIYMEDRTYKPIPIVVGGNHLLPVIEESIEGLEAGETKTIEVESKDAFGERSSELIQLIPMREFKKQGMTPVPGMPISAGDRTGRILTVNGGRVKVDFNHELAGKDLVYDIEVIEILEDDEDKIKSMIELHYGSPNMDIDKTEIDIDGDTVNITLDEITKFDQKSYMDVTFARFRIAKDIWDNMDFEKVNFVDSFEKKTTEEDAEEDEE is encoded by the coding sequence ATGGCAATTAATAACGGTGATTTTGTAAGATTAAATTTTACTGGAAAAGTTAAAGAAACCGATGATGTATTTGACACTACTTATGAGGATGTAGCTAAAGATGCTGAAATTTACATGGAAGACAGAACCTACAAACCAATTCCAATTGTTGTAGGTGGAAACCATTTATTACCTGTTATTGAAGAATCAATCGAAGGACTTGAAGCTGGAGAAACCAAAACCATCGAAGTAGAAAGTAAAGATGCATTTGGTGAAAGATCCTCAGAATTAATCCAATTAATTCCAATGAGAGAATTCAAAAAACAAGGTATGACTCCTGTTCCAGGTATGCCAATCAGCGCTGGTGACAGAACTGGAAGAATATTGACCGTAAACGGTGGAAGAGTAAAAGTTGACTTCAACCATGAATTAGCAGGAAAAGACTTAGTTTACGATATTGAAGTAATTGAAATTCTTGAAGATGATGAAGACAAAATCAAAAGCATGATTGAGCTTCACTACGGTTCTCCAAACATGGACATCGACAAAACCGAAATCGACATTGACGGAGATACTGTAAACATTACTTTAGATGAAATTACCAAATTCGATCAAAAATCCTACATGGATGTAACCTTTGCAAGATTCAGAATAGCAAAAGACATCTGGGATAACATGGACTTTGAAAAAGTTAACTTCGTTGACTCTTTCGAGAAAAAAACTACTGAAGAAGACGCAGAAGAAGATGAAGAATAA
- a CDS encoding fumarate hydratase C-terminal domain-containing protein: protein MKKVTTPIASEELANLNVGDKILISGEIYTGRDAALPQLVELIKENDVPFDLNGIAIMHTAVSDAGIAPTTSNKEEIEGTIPFLSENGVKIHIGKGSLSDETKEALYKNGSIFVITPPVAALLTSNVLEKECVLFENEGIEAMFRLKVENIPGIVAVANKKSI, encoded by the coding sequence ATGAAAAAAGTAACAACACCTATAGCCAGTGAGGAGCTAGCTAATTTAAATGTTGGAGATAAAATTCTAATAAGCGGAGAAATCTATACTGGACGTGATGCGGCATTGCCTCAGCTAGTTGAACTGATAAAGGAGAACGATGTGCCATTTGATTTGAATGGAATTGCAATAATGCATACTGCAGTTAGCGATGCAGGAATCGCTCCTACTACAAGCAACAAAGAGGAAATTGAAGGTACCATCCCCTTCCTCAGTGAGAATGGTGTTAAAATACATATCGGCAAGGGTTCCTTAAGCGATGAAACAAAGGAAGCTCTTTATAAAAACGGTTCTATTTTTGTAATAACTCCCCCAGTAGCTGCACTTTTAACAAGCAATGTTTTAGAAAAAGAATGTGTTTTATTTGAAAATGAGGGCATTGAAGCCATGTTCAGGTTAAAAGTGGAAAATATTCCAGGAATTGTGGCTGTTGCTAATAAAAAAAGTATTTAG
- a CDS encoding ferredoxin family protein — translation MIYIDENLCKGCHLCVYMCYQNVYAISSDANKKGVLLPYVKFEERCTDCGVCEVVCPDQAITVNVNKNWWVGEDTKFNPKFSTGKKD, via the coding sequence ATGATTTATATTGATGAAAATTTATGTAAAGGTTGTCATCTTTGCGTATACATGTGTTATCAAAATGTTTATGCAATATCTTCAGATGCTAATAAAAAAGGTGTTTTGCTTCCATATGTGAAGTTTGAAGAAAGATGTACTGATTGCGGAGTCTGTGAAGTTGTTTGTCCAGATCAAGCTATTACTGTTAATGTTAATAAAAATTGGTGGGTTGGAGAAGATACCAAATTCAATCCAAAATTTTCAACAGGTAAAAAAGATTAG
- a CDS encoding 2-oxoacid:acceptor oxidoreductase subunit alpha, translated as MAEEFFIQGNEACAKGALKAGCRLFAGYPITPSTEVAETLARELPKVGGSFIQMEDEIASAGAIIGGSWGGSKSMTATSGPGLSLMQENIGYAFISETPIVIVDVQRGSPSTGQPTMAAQGDMMQARWGSHGDYEPIALSPSSVQEYFDFTIKAFNLAEEYRTPVFIMADEVVGHMREKIIVEDDIEIVPRTEPEKSDDYLPYKHVEDGTTPMPAFGQGFDIHVTGLTHDERGYPDTNDPETHERLVKRLCNKILNNKDKICEVVSEDCGDADIVVVSYGAPVRSMITAVKKAQEEGKKVGYIKINTPWPFPDTQIAELTKNASDVIVVEMNLGQMYYEVDRVVKCHANTHLIGIIGGLLPTPEEILAKIEEIGGN; from the coding sequence ATGGCTGAAGAATTTTTTATTCAAGGAAATGAAGCATGTGCAAAAGGTGCTCTAAAAGCAGGTTGTAGATTATTTGCAGGTTATCCAATTACACCTTCTACTGAAGTGGCTGAAACTTTGGCTCGTGAACTTCCAAAAGTTGGAGGTTCCTTTATTCAAATGGAAGATGAGATTGCTTCTGCGGGAGCTATTATTGGTGGTTCCTGGGGTGGAAGCAAATCAATGACAGCTACATCAGGTCCAGGTTTATCATTGATGCAGGAAAATATTGGTTATGCATTTATCTCAGAAACTCCAATCGTTATTGTTGATGTTCAGAGAGGTTCTCCTTCAACAGGTCAACCTACAATGGCCGCTCAAGGAGATATGATGCAAGCTCGCTGGGGTTCTCATGGGGATTATGAACCAATAGCTTTGTCTCCTTCCAGTGTTCAGGAATACTTTGATTTTACAATAAAGGCTTTTAATTTGGCTGAAGAGTATAGGACTCCTGTTTTCATAATGGCTGATGAAGTTGTAGGACACATGAGAGAAAAAATCATCGTTGAGGATGATATTGAGATTGTTCCAAGAACAGAACCTGAAAAGTCTGACGATTATTTGCCGTACAAGCATGTTGAGGACGGTACAACACCAATGCCTGCATTTGGTCAAGGATTTGACATTCACGTAACCGGTCTTACTCATGACGAAAGAGGATATCCGGATACCAATGACCCTGAAACTCATGAAAGACTCGTAAAACGTCTTTGTAATAAGATTTTAAACAATAAGGATAAAATCTGTGAAGTCGTATCTGAAGATTGTGGTGATGCGGATATTGTTGTGGTGTCTTATGGTGCTCCAGTAAGATCAATGATTACTGCTGTTAAAAAGGCACAGGAAGAAGGCAAAAAGGTTGGATATATTAAAATCAATACTCCATGGCCGTTCCCAGACACTCAAATTGCAGAATTAACTAAAAATGCAAGTGACGTTATTGTTGTTGAAATGAATTTGGGTCAAATGTATTATGAAGTTGATAGAGTTGTTAAATGTCATGCTAATACTCATTTAATCGGTATAATCGGAGGATTATTACCTACTCCTGAAGAAATATTAGCTAAAATTGAAGAAATAGGAGGAAACTAA
- a CDS encoding 2-oxoacid:ferredoxin oxidoreductase subunit beta, whose amino-acid sequence MAENSPNKFIPYLREDRLPHIFCPGCGNGSIMNAFLKGMEKAEMDFDNIAMVSGIGCSSRIPGYMECDSLHTTHGRALSFATGLKVSNPDLDIVVFTGDGDAASIGGNHLIHAARKNINLTVICINNNIYGMTGGQISPTSPKGSVGTTAPYGTEDYPFKLAELVAAAGATYSARWTTIQVDNLVGSIKKALKNPGFSFVEVVSQCPTYYGRKNKARTPTAMAVNMKINTIFKSQADRMREKDLEGKIVVGEFADKQRPEYTDNIQKLSEEKFGEKTLRYSAYMDDL is encoded by the coding sequence ATGGCGGAAAATAGTCCTAATAAATTTATACCTTATTTAAGAGAAGACAGACTTCCTCATATCTTTTGTCCAGGTTGTGGGAATGGAAGTATTATGAATGCATTCCTTAAAGGTATGGAAAAGGCTGAAATGGATTTTGACAATATAGCTATGGTTTCAGGTATTGGTTGTTCTTCAAGAATTCCTGGTTATATGGAATGCGATTCATTGCACACCACACACGGAAGAGCATTAAGCTTTGCAACAGGTCTAAAGGTTTCCAATCCTGATTTGGACATTGTTGTATTTACCGGGGATGGGGATGCCGCTTCCATTGGTGGAAATCATTTAATTCATGCGGCTCGTAAAAACATTAATTTAACTGTAATCTGTATTAACAATAATATTTATGGAATGACTGGTGGTCAGATTAGTCCAACTTCCCCTAAAGGAAGTGTAGGAACCACAGCACCTTATGGAACTGAAGATTATCCATTTAAATTAGCAGAGCTTGTAGCTGCTGCAGGTGCAACTTATTCTGCAAGATGGACTACAATCCAGGTTGATAATTTGGTAGGTTCCATTAAAAAAGCCCTTAAAAATCCAGGTTTTAGTTTTGTTGAAGTTGTATCACAATGTCCAACTTACTATGGCCGTAAAAATAAAGCACGTACTCCAACAGCTATGGCGGTTAATATGAAAATAAATACAATCTTCAAATCCCAGGCTGATAGGATGCGTGAAAAAGACTTAGAAGGTAAAATTGTAGTTGGTGAATTTGCAGATAAACAGAGACCTGAATATACTGACAATATTCAAAAGTTAAGCGAAGAAAAATTCGGTGAAAAGACCCTTCGTTATTCTGCATATATGGATGATTTATAA